The genomic interval tcatttctctttcattaatATGACAAAATTGATTTATTAGAAATCTGGTGTGAGAATTCTTCAACGTTACAGCTCTTTGTCGCTTTATATTCTTCCTAACTATGGGCCATAGCAttttaaaacagcaacaaaattactttttaatcgTCTGCATCACAAACTGTTAAGTGTGTATAAACTCAAAGTAAGCGGGTTCTCATACATGCATAAATGAGGCAAGTGCATGTGTTTAATGTGTGGTCTTTAATGTTCGTTTCACAGAATCAACACTTAACTGGAACTTTCTGTTGTAAGTGCTTTCAaaatatcaatttatttaatCACCACGATAACCCTGTGAGGAAGGCACTACCTTTGCTGCCATCTTTCTTGAgggaactgaggctgagagagggtAAGTAACGTTCCCAAGGTCACCTGGTCTAAGCCCAGGGGGCCATCCTGCTCCAGGGTGTGAGCTGTTAACAGCTCCACCACACCCTAgggctcttccctctccccctcccacagCCTGTGTGGCCCTCGATTGTATAGCTCTGTCAGTCCTAACTGTTCCTCTTGCCTCCAGTCTGATCAAGTCTACTCTTCCCAGAGTTTAAAAAGTTTCAAAGCCACAGAACTGTTGTCCCTTCCATGCCATGGCCACGGCCACGGCCACGGCTTTGTTTTGTGGTAAAAGTCTAACACCTGCTGCGCTGCCTCCTGGCCCTGCCCGGTCCTTATCCTCCTCCAACCTGGCATGCACTGGTGGCCTCATTCTGCCTGACTTGCGTGCTGTTCTACCGCCAGTATTTCTCTTCTGAAGTTCCCCTTACTTAACTGGCACTTAAAGTGCCTCCAACGACAATCTGCATCACCAATGTTCACCTAGATAATTCTAATGACACACCCTTTAAAACCCAGCTCAAGCATCATTCCTTCTGGGAAACTTTATTATTCCACCTGCCACTTACTGCCGCAGTCCTCTTTCCCGTGATCCTGTAGTAGCTCCAGGCATCCTTCTACCGCCCCTTAGCACTACTGATTTATTCCACACAGCCTCCTCATCTACACATCTCTCACGTACATCACCACCACTCAGGGCAATCTGATGGTCCCACAGCAGCACAAGCAGGATGCAGAAGCCTATTAGTACAGTTTCCGGTTCCACCCAAGACCTTTCCCCTCAGAGTGGGGCCCAGCAATCTCTGGTTCTTCTGCATGCCGACAGCAGAGCAGCTCTGCACTGAACCAGCTCACATACCACAACATTCTTACTGGTCTCTGTCTCCCCAGCACCTCTGGGATgaaacaaaagatcaataaatgaTCAATGAATGAGAGAAGGGTGGGTTGATTCTTTGAATGGTTCATCAAATCTGTGTCTCTTCTGGGGAGCTAGATTACATAAGAAACactataaatattctccattaatgcctCCAAATAGtcttagaatttttctttaagaatgaaGATCTGTGACAGCTTTTAATTTTGAACTGGTTAAGGCTCAGCCCACTATTTCAACAGTACTATATAAAGGATACTGAAATAATTCCAAGTTTAGAACGGTTTAAGacaagcagaaaaatgaaaattctgttAGATGGAATGTCTCTCCAAAGTACATTTTTACATATTCTGCTGTGGCAGAAGGTGGTACCCTCTGCTTCAAGCTTTGAAAGAATTATCTGAGCTTCCTTAAATAGTCATTATCGTTCCATTATTTTTTGAACGTAGTAGTTTaggatgaaaaatgaaaattatatagcCACAGTAAAGACTGCTACgtatcaaaatattatttcatacaCTTTCCTGGTTTCTCACAAAACAGTCCTCATCCTTTATGCATCCTCATAGATTTACTGGAGAACTTCGTCAATATTCACAAGGCTACgagtatggcttttttttttttttttcaggtgtaaTTTCAGTCCTTTAAAAACCACTGAGGCAAAAGAGCTACTCTTATTAAATATAATACCGcttgccaataaaaaaaaaacaaaaagtatggcTTAATTTTGAACTGGACATTTAAGTAGACaggcaaatagaaaataaaaatagtaagagcCTGCTTAAGTAGGAATTACATCTTCTTCACCTCTTCCACCCCCCAGAAAAGGTTTACAAGAGGTAACTTGGGAAACTGCACCCAAACATTCTTCATAGACCAATCTAAACCCACCAACACCTTATGCTGCCTGGTGTGGGGCAAGGTCAGCCGCGGGCTTCATCTCCTCTTCGTAAATATTTCCATCTCACCTACCTGGCAATTTCTTGGCTAAAAAACTTTTTGACCAGTGTTTACATCAGTTAAggaaataaatgaggaaattctATTTCCCTAGCATTAGTTTTGTTAGAGTACATATTCTGAAAAGTAGATGATAAATGACGTATAAAGAAAacggagggcggcgcctgtggctcagtcggtaaggcgccggccccatataccgagggtggagggttcaaacccggccccggccaaactgcaaccaaaaactagccgggcgttgtggcgggcgcctgtagtcccagctactcgggaggctgaggcaagagaatcgctgaagcccaggagttggaggttgctgtgagctgtgtgaggccacggcactctaccgatggccataaagtgagactctgtctctacaaaaaaaaaaaagaaaaaagaaaacggaGTAGTGGACAATAGATGCAAAGGGCTCTGAAAAGATGCCCTTTAATTAATGAGATTAATGAGAAATCCAGAAAGGGTGCACATCCTCTACCAAAGCACTTCGAAGGTGCTCACAACCCTGCTTTAACAAACCCTTAGATCATCACGGCTTTCAGGACTACTTGTTTGTTTTGCCCTCCAAGAATTAGACCATCTACTTCCTCAGGAATGCTTTCCTTCTTCCTGTTTTCTCTCAAGGTTAAGGCCATGGCTTTCACATGGCCTTGTCAACCGAAAGAAAGTGCACTTCGTACATCCTGAGTCCCAACAATGGTGGAGGATCATTCCCAATTGTCTTGGgataatgaaaacaaacataTGGATTAAGTTGAAGTAGCAACAGAGAAGAGATAATGGCTTGGGCTTTCCTGGATTAAAGCTTTCTGCAATTCAAGTTGTAACTGTAAGCTGCTAAGAATGGAGAGTTCCAGTTGTCTAAGTCTTTGGAATAATTCCAAAACTCTTTTGAGCAGGTAGGCTACAGAACCTGAACCCTGAGTAGCTGCAGTGGTTAAGCAAATATGCGGGGTTTCACAATAAACTGTGGTAGAAAAGCATCAGAaacctgcaaagaaaaaaaaaaagagggtgtacatgtgtctatgtgtatgtgcacacaggTACCTGATACGGGGAAATACAATGGAAAATTAGTTAAGCACATAAAAAATACACTCAAAATTCTCACGTGgcgtttttattttcattcctggATGTAAGCTACCATAACATGGGAAGGAGCAGCAGAGGCCACAGCAAAAGCCAGATGTCATTCAGTATCAGCACCCTCCAGAAAAGGGCAACAGTTGAGCAAGTGAGCTTTCGAATGCCAGCCAACCACTAACTCCATAAGGGGATGTAAACGCATTATTCACTCCTTCTCATTAACTTCATGGAGGGGCTTTGAAAAACGCAATTGATgataatattcatttttctcttacttttttttttgtctcaaatTTTTACTTCTTCAGGGATCAATGCTCCTGTGAAACCATCTCTGTAAAATGTAGTTGCATGGGAAGTACTAGAATGAATTGTTATTTcaaaggaaaggcaaaaatgctaagGAAAACAAATCTATgaactagttttattttatttgcatttaacaTGATTATACACATTCAGGTGTCTAACAAGATCTGCACTGttacattaaaaatacagtacaataaCATTCAACATGAGGTACttcatatttatatgtttttccttCATAAATAATGCTATAAGCTACTAAACCCAAGCACACTGGCGCACAGGGAGCCAGTGTCTTCAATTGGCTGAGCTTATTTAAacaccttaaaaaagaaaaatgacagttCAGTGCAATTATGTAGAAATCAGACCATTTACTTAAATACTATTTTAAGATATGCTTAAAGAATGTTACCTTAGAACTGCTAGCCTAGGTCCCCTTTATCCCCAGTATGAACAACGACAAAGACTGCCAGACACATTGGGAGAAGCATGTACAGCGTGTTCTGTTTAGTAAAGTTGTGTTTATATACTAGAACTGCCTGCCTCGTTAGAACAATGGTTTCTTGCTGTAAAAGCtacaaaattcaaaattacaaaaataaagcaagcacATTAGCCTTCATTCCACTTTGCTAAAAAAGCAGAAGGGAGAATAGGGCTTTAAATATAAAACTGCTTATTCTAAATACAACATTCAGCTTTTACTCTCAGCAGCAGGTACCAGCCAATCGGATGgtggatgtattttttttttttaagtaatagtaattaacataaaattaacttaTTCCATACCCAGTGTACAAAATCTCACATGGCTCTCACCAGCAGTTCCCGAGTCACATGGAGGTGGTTAGCTAACAGGAGCACCTACGGTGAGTGTGAGTGAACGAACAAGCTCCCCCCCAAGGCTCTCACACTCACCACAGCAATCTCGTAGGATAAAATAAGCACTAAATGATGTCTTTTCTCCTCTGGCTTAAAAACGTGTGCCTTCTGATCAGGTCTACCAATTTGCATGGTAGTTATGCATTACTAATTGTTTAGATGTAACTTTAAGACAAAATCCTTCAtagaagcatatatatatatttttttttacttgaaaatgtacctttattttatCAATGCTTTGCCAAACTACTACTTAACTCCTTAGAAATAATCATTAGACAATTCTGGAAAGTTGTTCTGGGAGTACTTATCTCATCTGTAATCACCAGTAACAGCTTCTGATCATCTACGCTGACAGACGTAGGTAATGGCAAAAGCGATCGAAACATTTCCCCTAATCCAGTGTTTTCCTCCCTCAGGGAAGCCAAGCTGAAGGCAGCATGCCCGCAACTACGGGGGAAGTGACCCAGAAAGACAGTGAGTAGGTAGGGCAGTCACTCAACGGGCCTTGCTGAAGCCAGCAGGAGGACCATTACCGTCCCACCTCTCACTAGCCAGGCAGGGAGGAAACAATTCCTGAGTTGGCAAACGCACTTGCACACGCACAGttgtgcacgtgcacacacaccccacGACTAACCCCTGGCTCCAGACAAGCCAGTTTCGCGCTTGCAGAGCAGGAGAAGGAGGCGGCCAGGGACCACACTCTGGGTGGCGAGGGAAGCCATCTCAGGATCACACTGAGCAGGAACGCTGCCCAGAAACACATGGATACTTGAACTGGAAGTGAAAGACACTGGACACTGCCAGGGTCACAGGCACTAAACCAATGTAAGCCATCACTGAAAGAGAACTTTGTAATGAGCTTGTCCTTCCTCTGTGTACATCATCCATGGACAAGAACTGGATGGGATGCTGATGCAGTGAGTGTTAGGTATAATGAAATGTGTCTCTCCAGATCATTTCTTAAAAACTCTGCAGGCAGGTTGGCACTTAATGATGGCCAGAGGTCAGATTCTAGCAGTCCAGGAACAGGACAGAATTACAAttgacaaagaaaagaatatatggtCAAAGTAGATCAGATAAAGTATgtttcagacaaaaaaaaaaaaagaacaaaagtatcTTATCACATTAACATATAATGCTACAAAACTAATTGTTACTCCATTCATATAAAGAATGTTTGGTCCTTTTTTAAGGGGGAATCAGGGAATAGAATTCTATATAGTATGACTTATAAAAAACAAGCTAACAGTAGGGATCAAAGGCTAAGTAGAATCTGGCTTTTTCAAACTATGTATTTTAACGCGAAACAAACTATTTGTAGTAAGGACCTTTTTTAGGTTTCCTTTTGAAATTGTTTTAGTTTAAATTAGTAGGACTGCAACTTTTTCTATTGACAATTTTATAATTACTTCTAAAAGAAATGTCTGTATTGTAATATTTTGTCATCTGAACTACAAGAATATAAATTTGCTTGTAGCAGAAGTGATGGCCTAACCGAATGCCCAATTCCTTACTTTCCTATTTTACAATGATATTTGAAGTATTTACTATGTAACAATCTTATGAATttaggatttaaaaaacaaaatcccagaaGATATATatctaaaaggaataaaataagagCCAAACATGACTACTGTCTACTTTCAAAATTATTACTTATTACAGAgcaaaacttctttcaaaattgtacACTGAGGTTTGTCTGTTTTGGGGGGAAGAAAAGGGTTCTGTTAAAAAataactcttattttatttagacTATTTCTTTATATTCATCAAACAAAGTCCAAAAGGAAATTCAGAGTGATACAAAATTATCTTCAGAGGGACAAAACTGGGAGGTCAGTGGAACACATGGAAAGCACAAAATCTCCCCAGGTGTATACACGCAACACTAAAAAAATCACGAAGCCTTAATAAGAACTTGGCTTTCTTAAGCATATAGTTAAAAGCGGAATGCTGCATCTTTGCCTGTACATAATTAAAAGGTTAAAGGAAATTAGAAACTGCCTACTGCTTCATTCATTACAAATTACCTGCGCTGATCACGTATCTGCAGATAAGCAAGcgtaaagcaagcagagacaGGTATGCACCCCAGAGCTCACACTGCTGGGGAAGTAAGTTTCAAGCATAGAATATAAGTTCAGGAATCTGCCCTCCCTGGACCCCAGTGCCATTGGTGCTATCTGAGGAGCACTGAAACTGGACGGTCACTTTGCCACACTGAACTTCTGTCATGCCTTCTTGTCCAAAGTAGCTGAGTTCATTGCCATCCAGGATGACACTGGCTGTGTAGAAGGTGTCTGGCTCGATCTGCACCGGGTACTCAAACCACACCGGGAATGTATTACTGGAGCCATCCGAGAAGTACTTGCTCAAGTTCTGGCCCAGGACAACACCCTGCCGCTTGAGTTCGATCTTGGCACTGTACTCTGCAGAGCCGCAGCTGGACCCATACAGCCCAAAACCAGCGATAAACACTCTTTTATCAACTGCAAACTGGATGCTATCACAGCGACCCCGATAGCGCCACTGGTTGCTCCGATAGGCACATGACTGGAAACGGTGACAACGCTGAGGAACGAGGCCCTTGCGGGCTTTACTCACAAACTGGAGCTCGGGCTTTTTGGCTGCAGTATACCACAGGAAGATGTCGTTGGTCTCATTGAGCGTTAACACTCCCGACTGTGCAGCACCGTTTGCAAAGTCATCGAGGGCCATGGTGGGGATGCGGATCAAGTACAGGGCCTTTCCTAAGACCTTGCGCTTATTTTCAATGCTCGACGCCAGGTCTTGTCGCTGGCACTCTACTTCAGCCCAGTTGAGAGCTGCTTCAAAAACCACAATTTCTTTGGCATTCAGAGTTTCCCTACGGAGGATACTTTCTAGTGTCTGAAAGTCGATATCACAGAATCCCTCAGACTTGAGAGCTAACTCAGCCTGGGCATCAATCACCTCCCAGCAACGCTGGGTCAGGTCTGGCTCCTCAAACAGGCAGCTCTGGGAGAGGAGCACACAGGCATTCTTGgcgctcagactggtctccaggAAGTTCACACACGCTCTGGCAAGGTGAGGAACGATGTACTTTTTGGCAGCATAAAGTGTGGCCAGCACTGTGTCTGCAGCCAAGTCAATTTCATCACAATAGATATATCTGGAAAAAAGCACATAACATGTAAATAGAATTTCCACAAAATGAGGATGTCCAGCATGGAAAGATATAACTACTTTTAAGTTTGTTCTAAAAATGTCATCCTACGTGTTATTACAAACATGTTCAGAGATTAGAGAAACATCTGAAATATACTCATAAATTAATACTTCATCACAGTAGTAAATTTATATAATGAAAGACCTTAACATCACATTACACATCACATTAATCCTGCTTCTATTTTACAAACTGCATTCAGCGTCTTCTTAAAAACAGAAggtattaaaactgaaaaagaa from Nycticebus coucang isolate mNycCou1 chromosome 21, mNycCou1.pri, whole genome shotgun sequence carries:
- the BTBD3 gene encoding BTB/POZ domain-containing protein 3 isoform X2; this encodes MAADIFPRKKPANSSSTTVQQYHQQNLSNNNLIPAPNWQGLYPTIRERNAVMFNNDLMADVHFVVGPPGGTQRLPGHKYVLAVGSSVFHAMFYGELAEDKDEIRIPDVEPAAFLAMLKYIYCDEIDLAADTVLATLYAAKKYIVPHLARACVNFLETSLSAKNACVLLSQSCLFEEPDLTQRCWEVIDAQAELALKSEGFCDIDFQTLESILRRETLNAKEIVVFEAALNWAEVECQRQDLASSIENKRKVLGKALYLIRIPTMALDDFANGAAQSGVLTLNETNDIFLWYTAAKKPELQFVSKARKGLVPQRCHRFQSCAYRSNQWRYRGRCDSIQFAVDKRVFIAGFGLYGSSCGSAEYSAKIELKRQGVVLGQNLSKYFSDGSSNTFPVWFEYPVQIEPDTFYTASVILDGNELSYFGQEGMTEVQCGKVTVQFQCSSDSTNGTGVQGGQIPELIFYA
- the BTBD3 gene encoding BTB/POZ domain-containing protein 3 isoform X1 produces the protein MVDDKEKNMKCLTFFLMLPETVKNRSKKSSKKANSSSSSSSKLPPVCYEIITLKTKKKKKMAADIFPRKKPANSSSTTVQQYHQQNLSNNNLIPAPNWQGLYPTIRERNAVMFNNDLMADVHFVVGPPGGTQRLPGHKYVLAVGSSVFHAMFYGELAEDKDEIRIPDVEPAAFLAMLKYIYCDEIDLAADTVLATLYAAKKYIVPHLARACVNFLETSLSAKNACVLLSQSCLFEEPDLTQRCWEVIDAQAELALKSEGFCDIDFQTLESILRRETLNAKEIVVFEAALNWAEVECQRQDLASSIENKRKVLGKALYLIRIPTMALDDFANGAAQSGVLTLNETNDIFLWYTAAKKPELQFVSKARKGLVPQRCHRFQSCAYRSNQWRYRGRCDSIQFAVDKRVFIAGFGLYGSSCGSAEYSAKIELKRQGVVLGQNLSKYFSDGSSNTFPVWFEYPVQIEPDTFYTASVILDGNELSYFGQEGMTEVQCGKVTVQFQCSSDSTNGTGVQGGQIPELIFYA